One part of the Leptolyngbya sp. CCY15150 genome encodes these proteins:
- a CDS encoding YbjN domain-containing protein, translating into MTARTETCYINANLTLYDASNSPLTVYAVNLTLPRKDDEIIECRLTFKTDFKVYQHIDIKALFNLESDARISGNSCKFQKSLPIQIEVSLKPDLLPHLQKHATSANEAAAYLLNQCQLMNPDQSELVKTEKLSDKPKLSNFLLATESWLVLSVRQSQKSGEVGYRTIWSYSSSLGTSVMDSSHDGLIESVTALFQDLGINDLPLGNIAKEIAVESISQFADLLKITGEDSSILSSEELNDLLQSTESDEQDINDFPNSQSILGLVTNFLKDNNFNFSPIMDLDILQLSAQGKNGRYNCFAQAIEEKQQLIFYSVCLAQVPLDKRRAIAEFITRANYGLIIGNFEMDWSDGQIRYKTSIDVEGGTLTTEMVKQLVYVNVLTIDSYLPGLVAIAQQNLDAQEAIALVESEL; encoded by the coding sequence ATGACTGCAAGAACAGAAACTTGTTACATAAATGCTAACCTAACTCTGTACGACGCTTCAAACTCTCCATTAACCGTATATGCAGTCAACTTGACACTACCCAGAAAAGATGATGAAATTATTGAGTGTCGTCTTACTTTTAAAACCGACTTCAAAGTGTACCAACATATTGATATTAAGGCTCTATTCAACTTAGAATCAGATGCACGTATTTCCGGCAATAGCTGCAAGTTTCAGAAGTCACTCCCTATTCAAATTGAAGTGAGCCTTAAACCCGATTTGCTACCTCATCTCCAAAAACACGCCACAAGCGCTAATGAAGCAGCAGCGTACCTTTTGAATCAATGTCAGTTAATGAATCCTGATCAGTCAGAACTCGTTAAAACTGAAAAATTGTCTGATAAACCCAAATTATCAAACTTTTTGTTAGCTACTGAAAGTTGGCTGGTCTTGTCAGTAAGACAATCTCAGAAATCAGGTGAGGTAGGCTATCGAACCATATGGTCTTATTCAAGTTCGCTGGGCACTTCCGTGATGGACTCTTCTCACGACGGATTGATTGAAAGTGTAACTGCTCTGTTTCAAGACTTAGGTATCAATGATCTACCTTTAGGCAATATCGCCAAGGAAATAGCTGTTGAATCAATTAGCCAATTTGCTGACCTCCTAAAAATTACGGGTGAGGATAGTTCTATATTGTCCTCTGAGGAATTAAATGATCTGCTCCAGTCAACAGAATCTGACGAACAAGATATCAATGATTTTCCTAATAGTCAGTCAATTCTCGGGTTAGTAACTAACTTTCTCAAAGACAACAATTTTAATTTTTCTCCAATCATGGATCTCGATATTCTACAATTGTCGGCTCAGGGTAAAAATGGCAGGTATAATTGCTTTGCTCAAGCAATAGAAGAAAAGCAACAACTCATATTTTATTCTGTCTGTCTTGCTCAAGTGCCACTAGACAAACGACGTGCAATCGCCGAATTCATTACCCGTGCCAACTACGGCCTAATCATTGGCAACTTTGAGATGGACTGGAGCGATGGCCAGATTCGCTACAAGACCAGCATTGATGTAGAAGGGGGAACGCTCACTACAGAGATGGTCAAGCAGTTGGTTTATGTTAATGTGTTAACCATAGATAGCTATTTGCCAGGACTGGTGGCGATCGCTCAACAGAACCTTGATGCTCAAGAAGCGATCGCTCTCGTTGAATCTGAGCTTTAA